Proteins from one Oncorhynchus tshawytscha isolate Ot180627B linkage group LG16, Otsh_v2.0, whole genome shotgun sequence genomic window:
- the LOC112216296 gene encoding cerebellin-4-like translates to MGLLRLLYKVMVNSLVLMFSLALISEFVGAQNDTEPVVLEGKCLVVCDSNPTTDWKGSSSPLGISVRAANSKIAFSAVRSNNHEPSEMSNKTRIIYFDQVLVNIGNYFTLESVFLSPRKGIYSFNFHVIKVYQSQTIQVNLMLNGKPVISAFAGDKDVTREAATNGVLLFLDKEDKVYLKLEKGNLVGGWQYSTFSGFLVFSL, encoded by the exons ATGGGTCTGTTACGGTTGTTGTACAAGGTGATGGTAAACTCTCTTGTTCTTATGTTCAGTTTGGCGTTGATCTCTGAGTTTGTGGGAGCTCAGAATGACACGGAGCCTGTAGTCCTGGAGGGCAAATGTCTTGTGGTTTGCGACTCTAATCCGACTACGGATTGGAAGGGCTCGTCCTCTCCTCTTGGTATTTCGGTACGTGCTGCAAACTCCAAAATCGCTTTTTCTGCGGTCCGGAGCAACAACCACGAACCGTCGGAGATGAGCAATAAAACAAGAATCATATACTTCGACCAA GTTCTTGTGAATATAGGCAACTATTTCACATTGGAGTCAGTGTTTTTGTCACCCAGAAAAGGAATCTACAGTTTTAATTTTCATGTTATAAAAGTGTACCAGAGCCAGACTATACAG gtgaactTAATGTTGAATGGGAAACCTGTCATCTCAGCTTTTGCGGGTGACAAAGACGTAACTCGAGAGGCAGCCACCAATGGCGTTCTGCTCTTTTTGGATAAAGAGGACAAGGTCTACCTTAAACTGGAAAAGGGGAATCTAGTTGGCGGATGGCAATACTCTACGTTCTCTGGTTTCCTTGTTTTCTCTCTGTAA